Proteins encoded together in one Altererythrobacter epoxidivorans window:
- a CDS encoding histone deacetylase family protein produces MRLFHHPLQSEHAPERELHNGDWVPFAECPERFAQILAACGGAEVASDHGAGPILSVHDAGYVRFLEQAHGEWVAAGRKGDAIGYTFPVVRRRPLEFDRIDAKLGAWSMDASTPIASGTWNAAYWSAQGALSALDAVAAGERRAFALCRPPGHHAGADYMGGYCYLNNAAIAARAAGDRGMGRVAILDVDYHHGNGTQDIFYASPDVFFASIHADPVTDYPFYWGHADERGEGEGEGSTLNLPLPRGTDWTAYAQALDAALGAIGEWGADMLVLSFGADTFAGDPISSFALQTDDFARMGERIAQAGLPTVIVMEGGYAVDDLGTNVATFLDGISR; encoded by the coding sequence ATGCGACTGTTCCATCATCCCCTGCAGAGCGAACACGCACCCGAACGCGAATTGCACAATGGCGACTGGGTGCCTTTCGCCGAATGCCCCGAACGGTTTGCGCAGATCCTTGCAGCCTGCGGCGGTGCTGAGGTCGCAAGCGATCACGGCGCAGGGCCGATCCTTTCCGTGCACGATGCAGGCTATGTGCGCTTCCTCGAGCAGGCCCACGGCGAATGGGTCGCTGCCGGGCGCAAGGGCGATGCGATCGGCTATACCTTTCCCGTCGTCAGGCGCAGGCCGCTGGAATTCGACCGGATAGACGCCAAGCTCGGCGCGTGGTCGATGGATGCATCCACCCCGATCGCGAGCGGGACCTGGAATGCCGCCTACTGGTCGGCACAGGGGGCCTTGAGCGCGCTCGATGCCGTGGCGGCAGGGGAACGCCGCGCCTTCGCCTTGTGCCGCCCGCCCGGCCATCATGCCGGGGCCGACTACATGGGCGGCTATTGCTACCTCAACAATGCCGCCATCGCAGCGCGTGCGGCTGGCGACAGGGGCATGGGCCGCGTTGCCATCCTCGACGTCGATTACCACCACGGCAACGGCACGCAGGACATCTTCTACGCCTCGCCCGATGTCTTCTTCGCCTCGATCCACGCAGACCCGGTGACCGATTATCCGTTCTACTGGGGCCACGCCGACGAGCGCGGAGAGGGCGAGGGCGAAGGGTCGACGCTGAACCTGCCGCTGCCGCGAGGGACCGACTGGACCGCTTATGCGCAGGCGCTCGATGCGGCGCTCGGCGCGATCGGCGAATGGGGTGCCGACATGCTGGTCCTTTCGTTCGGGGCCGATACCTTTGCCGGCGATCCGATTTCCTCTTTCGCCCTCCAGACGGATGACTTTGCCAGGATGGGCGAACGCATTGCGCAGGCAGGCCTGCCGACGGTGATCGTGATGGAAGGCGGTTATGCGGTCGACGATCTCGGCACCAATGTCGCGACCTTCCTCGACGGCATTTCGCGCTGA
- a CDS encoding PilZ domain-containing protein, with product MERRQNDRVTAHYDAEVRYRSGQKLKLPVLDISLGGCMVDARSWAIRPGEDLFIKLPGLASRPAKVVWIEDRKAGIAFEELLYEPTLEHLSRLAA from the coding sequence ATGGAGCGCAGACAAAACGATCGCGTAACCGCGCACTATGACGCCGAAGTGCGTTACCGTTCGGGGCAGAAATTGAAGCTGCCCGTACTCGACATCAGCCTGGGCGGCTGCATGGTCGATGCGCGGTCATGGGCGATCCGCCCGGGTGAAGACCTCTTTATCAAGCTACCGGGGCTCGCTTCGCGCCCGGCCAAGGTCGTCTGGATCGAGGACCGCAAGGCCGGGATCGCCTTTGAAGAACTGCTCTACGAACCCACTCTGGAACACCTTAGCCGCCTCGCTGCCTGA
- the pyk gene encoding pyruvate kinase yields MSKSAQVRFDPRGRKVKILATVGPASRDPEMLAKLFKAGADAFRVNMSHGEHADHAKTIANIRAMEKEFGRPIAILADLQGPKLRVGKFKDGSAVIRHSGHFTLDRNPEPGDETRVELPHPELFGILEKGQRLLINDGKIRLKVIRADDNEILCSAEVGGVISDRKGVNVPDAEVPIPALTAKDRKDLAFAVQQGVDWIGLSFVQRPEDLAETRKLMGPGIALCAKIEKPMAVRRLTEIIELSDGIMVARGDLGVELEPQEVPPLQKKIVNATRMAGKPVIVATQMLESMIESPTPTRAEVSDVANAVYDGADAVMLSAESAAGEWPEESVTMMDKIAVQVERSEDYKARVRFLDTPPDATTSDALAHACMTIADTVSISAITVFTSSGSTARRVARERPDTPMMVLTPSSRTARRVALLWGAHAVATKDIGSFEEMIAKGKRMALRHGFGKAGNKLIALAGVPFGTPGATNLLHVVTLHGDELDHRKE; encoded by the coding sequence AGCCATGGCGAACATGCCGATCACGCGAAGACGATCGCCAATATCCGGGCGATGGAAAAGGAATTCGGGCGGCCGATCGCGATCCTTGCCGACCTGCAGGGCCCGAAGCTGCGCGTGGGCAAGTTCAAGGACGGTAGCGCTGTCATCCGCCATTCGGGCCATTTCACGCTCGACCGCAATCCCGAACCCGGCGACGAAACCCGCGTCGAACTGCCGCATCCCGAACTATTCGGCATCCTTGAAAAAGGGCAGCGACTGCTGATCAACGACGGCAAGATCCGATTGAAGGTGATCCGCGCCGACGACAACGAAATCCTGTGTTCGGCCGAAGTCGGCGGCGTCATTTCGGATCGCAAGGGCGTGAACGTGCCCGATGCCGAGGTGCCGATCCCGGCCCTGACGGCCAAGGATCGCAAGGACCTTGCCTTTGCCGTCCAGCAGGGTGTCGACTGGATCGGCCTCAGCTTCGTCCAGCGGCCCGAAGACCTTGCCGAAACGCGCAAGCTGATGGGCCCCGGCATCGCGCTTTGCGCCAAGATCGAGAAACCGATGGCGGTGCGCCGCCTGACCGAAATCATCGAACTGTCGGACGGCATCATGGTCGCTCGCGGTGACCTGGGCGTGGAACTGGAACCGCAGGAGGTTCCGCCCCTGCAGAAGAAGATCGTCAACGCTACCCGCATGGCGGGCAAGCCGGTGATCGTCGCCACCCAGATGCTCGAAAGCATGATCGAGAGCCCGACGCCGACCCGCGCCGAAGTGTCCGACGTCGCCAACGCCGTTTACGACGGTGCCGACGCGGTGATGCTTTCGGCGGAAAGCGCCGCTGGCGAATGGCCCGAAGAATCGGTCACCATGATGGACAAGATTGCCGTGCAGGTCGAACGCAGCGAGGATTACAAGGCCCGCGTCCGCTTCCTCGACACGCCGCCCGATGCGACCACTTCGGACGCGCTGGCCCATGCCTGCATGACCATTGCCGACACGGTGTCGATCAGTGCGATCACCGTGTTCACCTCTTCAGGTTCGACCGCCCGCCGCGTCGCGCGCGAACGTCCCGATACGCCGATGATGGTGCTGACCCCGTCCAGCCGCACTGCGCGCCGCGTCGCCCTGCTATGGGGTGCGCATGCCGTCGCGACCAAGGATATCGGCAGCTTCGAAGAGATGATCGCCAAGGGCAAGCGCATGGCGCTGCGTCACGGGTTCGGCAAGGCAGGCAACAAGCTGATCGCGCTGGCAGGCGTTCCCTTCGGCACGCCCGGTGCGACCAACCTGCTCCACGTCGTTACCCTGCATGGCGACGAGCTGGACCACCGCAAGGAGTAG